The following coding sequences lie in one Arachis stenosperma cultivar V10309 chromosome 5, arast.V10309.gnm1.PFL2, whole genome shotgun sequence genomic window:
- the LOC130980432 gene encoding uncharacterized protein LOC130980432, protein MDDRVVLKIYYYGQILLQTYEGVQFVCENPLDVVIPFTLSFEELKGVICEKIGTQRCRRISCILYRYPLPVFGGFVQFQTKYVIDEASMQEMFSMYMKNRLRMSCIELYIEFEQSEADRNIELEDYNSESEDEFESNYEIVGPGEDEEAAGGAMNADVAEVANALANPHPFQEPSFMRSLDLEAMHAPEFPQYMNPAPPVVADGEFTVGMEFSSREVVIKAMKDYTIRRGVDYRVYESEPTTFYAKCIEYGNGCDWLIRVTKMQKKYCWEIRRYNGSHTCTRSTISQDHSKLDSKTVAEAIKPLVEVDPSIKVKSVIADIQSKFNYTISYRKAWLAKQQAVESIFVSWEASYEALPIWFEAMCHKEPSAVVHFETIPAYQGDDLVPDIRVLHRVFWSYYPCIRAFRHCKPVVQVDGIHLYGKYKGCLLVAVSQDGNNNIVPIAFAIVEGETSDAWHFFLSNLRQHVVTRDGVGLISDRHNSIRSAIERSNGAWSPPRAFHMFCIRHIESNFLKKFKAPYLQKLIVNIGYSRTTREYQMRYERLKERGEAYTNWLDRIPRE, encoded by the exons ATGGATGATAGAGTTGTATTGAAGATTTATTATTACGGACAGATCTTATTACAAACATATGAGGGAGTTCAATTTGTGTGTGAAAATCCATTAGATGTTGTTATTCCGTTCACATTGTCATTTGAGGAGTTGAAAGGTGTGATTTGTGAGAAGATAGGAACTCAAAGATGTAGGAGGATATCGTGTATTTTGTACAGGTATCCTTTACCTGTGTTTGGTGGGTTTGTTCAATTTCAGACCAAGTATGTGATAGACGAAGCGAGTATGCAGGAAATGTTTTCAATGTACATGAAAAATCGCCTCCGAATGTCATGCATCGAGTTATATATTGAGTTTGAGCAATCCGAAGCGGACCGTAACATTGAATTGGAAGATTATAATAGTGAAAgcgaagatgaatttgaaagtaaCTATGAGATCGTCGGTCCAGGTGAGGACGAAGAAGCAGCTGGCGGCGCCATGAACGCAGATGTGGCGGAAGTTGCAAATGCACTAGCAAACCCGCATCCATTTCAAGAGCCTTCTTTCATGCGGTCGTTGGATTTGGAGGCTATGCACGCACCGGAGTTTCCGCAATATATGAATCCAG CCCCTCCTGTTGTGGCGGATGGTGAGTTCACAGTGGGGATGGAATTCAGCTCAAGGGAGGTAGTAATCAAGGCAATGAAAGATTATACCATCCGGAGAGGTGTGGACTATCGGGTATATGAGTCGGAACCGACGACATTCTATGCCAAATGTATAGAATATGGGAATGGTTGTGACTGGTTGATTAGGGTAACCAAAATGCAGAAGAAGTACTGTTGGGAGATAAGGAGGTACAATGGAAGTCATACTTGTACCAGGTCTACTATTTCTCAAGATCATTCGAAGCTGGATTCCAAGACAGTTGCAGAAGCAATAAAGCCGTTGGTAGAGGTTGACCCGTCTATAAAGGTGAAATCAGTAATTGCTGATATCCAGTCAAAGTTTAACTACACCATCAGTTATCGCAAGGCTTGGTTAGCAAAGCAGCAGGCGGTCGAATCAATTTTCGTAAGTTGGGAAGCATCGTATGAAGCTTTGCCGATATGGTTTGAGGCCATGTGCCACAAAGAGCCATCAGCAGTGGTTCACTTTGAAACAATACCAGCTTACCAGGGGGATGATTTGGTTCCTGATATACGTGTTCTACATAGAGTCTTCTGGAGTTATTACCCCTGTATAAGGGCCTTCAGACACTGCAAGCCAGTGGTGCAGGTGGACGGGATTCATTTGTATGGAAAATACAAGGGTTGTTTATTGGTTGCAGTCTCACAAGATGGTAATAACAACATCGTGCCTATTGCATTTGCCATAGTGGAGGGAGAGACTTCTGATGCATGGCACTTTTTTCTGAGCAACCTGCGTCAACATGTGGTAACCCGTGATGGTGTCGGACTAATCTCCGATCGACACAATTCGATTAGGTCAGCTATTGAACGAAGTAATGGGGCGTGGTCTCCTCCAAGAGCTTTCCATATGTTTTGTATCCGGCATATTGAGTCCAACTTCTTGAAGAAGTTCAAAGCACCTTACCTGCAGAAGCTTATCGTCAACATTG GATACTCGAGGACGACCAGGGAGTACCAGATGCGCTATGAACGATTAAAGGAACGGGGTGAGGCTTACACCAATTGGCTTGATCGGATCCCTCGTGAGTAG